A window of Tachyglossus aculeatus isolate mTacAcu1 chromosome 26, mTacAcu1.pri, whole genome shotgun sequence genomic DNA:
CCTTGTAAAAGTACTTGCCCCTACTTTCTTCCTTCCTATTACTATggctccctccctaactgccatagtaataataatgaattaggcacttactatgtgcaaagagctgttctgagagctggggaggttacaaggtgatcaggttgttccaccgaggggttcacagtcttcatccccattttacagatgagggaactgaggcacagagaagttaagtgacttgcccaaagtcacacagctgacagttggcagagctgggatttgaacccatgacctctgactccaaagcctgtgctctttccattgaaccatggaATGGACTggcttcctcactgctttcaagcatgccctTGTCTCCCCTATTCCTAAAAAAGCCCCTCCCTTCATCCCAggaccccctccagttatcaccccatctccctcctcctattcttgtccaaactccttgagcaagctgtATTAAtactccaattttctccttgaccccctccaatctggctcccatccccttcactccacagaaattaccCTCCCAAAAGTCACCAAGTagtacttgccaaatccaatggcctctactctatcctaatccccctctacctctcagctgctgttttactacaacccagccagcacatttcactcctctaatgctaaacttcaacactgcacctctatctcatctatctcaccgccgacctctcacccacttcctgcctctgtcctggaattctctcttcatatccgacagagaattactctgcctaccttcaaagccttattaaaagcgcaatgtctccaagagcccttccctcatttcctcttctcccattcccttctgcatcacctttgcgcttggatttgtTTCCTATATTTCCCACTCCCCATGGGctagtgagtcagaggacgtgtgttctaatcccagctcttgtctgctgtgtgacttttctctgtgcctcagttactttatctgtaaaatggggattgagactgtgagccccacatgggacaacctgattaccttgtatttaccacagcacttagaacagttctctaagcgcttaacaaataccataatttttattatgatgtacatatcaataatttatttattgaagtCTGTCCCTAGATTATAGttcctagactgtaatctcattttgggcaggaaatatgtctaccaaatctatgatattgtactcaaccaagcgcataatacagtgccctgcccagcttaatacagtgcttaatgaTTGATATCTTATTGTACTCACTTTGTTTGGCACTAATATGTGTCACCCAGGGAAAGTCACCagtcccactgatacctcaaaccaaaagaacagaaattcctcatctttccacttaAATTATATCATCTTCctgttttcctcatctctatCCACTATAGACAACACGCTCCCTGTCTCATAGGTCTTGCCAATACCCTcgactcagctctttccttcaactcaatattcaacctgtcaccaaatccaaatcgcatctaccagctctgaAACTGAATCCCCAGAGCTGTGAAGGTCTCTTCCAGACTTCTCCCCAGTTTATTCCCCGTGTGGGATGGAAGCTCTTTTGGGACAGGGATCACAGCGACCTATTTAGAAACAAAACctcttctgttttattgtactttcccaagagtgtaTGGTGTGCACGCTAAGCGCTCAATGGATTAGCTTCCAAAAGCAGACTCTTTATAGATTTCAGGGGACTCTTTTGTAAAGAATTCTGTCAGTTGTCCAAAACTGGAGATCTCCCATGTACTCCTTCCACCTTCGTCTCTGACTCTTTCACCTACCTAAATCACTtaccccattctcctcccctccctaatcTCAAACCTATCACTctccactctgccttcaaacacgtgcAAATATCCCACTTTTTAAAATCTCAAGGTCTCTTCCCTATCAATCTCTTCCCTATCTCCCCATTTCCTTGCCTCCATTCCTCGCTCATAGAGCCCAGCGCCACTATTTCCTCTCAACCCTCTTCAGTCCAGACTGCTCTGGACTGCTCTGGAGAGAGCATtgtcagagcactgtccaaagaaCTCCTGATTCCCCTCACCTTATCTGCTTCTTTTGacaccctcatcctcctccacataCTATCCCGCTTCTCCTCAATTTCAATCagtggctcctcctcttcctctcatctTATGTTCTGGGACATCTATTCTTCTCACTGCACTCTCCCATTCTTAGAAAGCTCATCCGGCTTCACTtggtctcccctcctctcccctttctcaatCTACCTTCATCATCTTCCTCAACTGTTGCTCATCTCATATATTTAATCCGCTCCAATCCCTTCTTGCCTTCCTGtgttgtggccttggacaaggtacttaatttctctgtgactcagttttctaatcttataaaaatggggattaaattcctattctccatctctctcttggggcatggactgtgccctaTCCTATTGTAAATTGCAATTAATAATACCATATTAAAACTCTACATcacagaaggctttgaagtgtgggagaactgtggtctgttaGATTTGAAGGGGTTGTGAGAAAGAGGTCGGCAGCAGGAGAGATTCGAGTGGAATGAAGAgtttgagctgggttgtagtgggagaagagagtgactaAAGTAGGAAGGAAAGAGTTGATAAaatgtcttaaagccagtggcaaAGAGTTGCTCTTTGAGAAGAGAAGTGGGTAACCATGTGCGGTTTTTGAGGTGTGAGTAGgatgatgttttaggaaaatgatccagacatctGTGAATTATGGActcttgtactctgccaagtgctaagcATAAAGTATGCTGAAAATGCTGAAAAACTATTGAGTTTGGGCAAGGGCTGCAACTCATATTTCTTCTGTACtttctatttcccaagcactttcagTTCACACAGTTACCCCTACTGCTTATAAGATGTGTTACATGCCCTCttgaaacttacaatctaatgggtaaAACAAGTAGGcaaaaagaaggtcatgggttctaattccggctctgccatttatcagctgtgtgaccttgggcaagccaattaacttctctgtgcttcagttacctcatctgtaaactctgtaaaaacctgattaccttaaatctaacactgtgcttggcacatagtaggctcttaacaaataccatcatcatagctAAACCTTGATTTGAATTCAGGTGGAGTGTCACTTGGGACTGGGTTCATAAAATGGTTAACCTTATTAGGTGTTTATTAGCAGTATGTTAACTAGGCTGCCTAAAGGTATCCACCCTTGTTAGCACCTCCAGAACCATTTTTCCTCATCATAGcttccccttcccatttcccTTGATTCATTCAGGAATACTCAGTGATCACCAATTATGTGCAGAGGCAGAATTTTTAAACTACATTTTCCAATCGGCCAAGAGACCTACATTTCCTAGCAACCACCGGGGCGGCTTTCTGGCAACACCTTTTCCAATGGCGCGCATCTATTAAAAACGAAAATGATGTGGAATAAAGTGTCATAAAGACTAAAAAATCCtactttatatctgtctcccctcaagATTGTAAATTATGTTGCAGTATTCTccttagagcttagtacggtgctctgcacctagtatgcACTCGAtgaataccgtcgattgattgaACACATTTATTGGCCATTGGGAGCGACAGCAGAGTCCCCTCTGCACTTTGTTGAGTTAACACCAAATCCTCCGGCCACAATCTGCACCTCTCTAGGTGCGCAGGGCCACGAAGCCCGCTCCGTCCCATTCATTCGGATGCCTGGGCCTCGCATTCTCGTCATCATCGTTATCACTCACAGCAGTGATTGAGTAAAAGATGTCACtgctgtcctcaaggggcttcctGTCACACGTCTGGAGCTTCTCGTTCTGAGAGCTGGTATCCGCGGTCTGATGGCTCAAAGAACTCTGTTTAGGAGTCATCCAGATGCGTGCGTTCCCACGGTGAGGCTCCGGGAAATGAAGGGCAAGCTTTTCCGGGGGTGGAGGAACCCCCGGGGGGAAGGCGCCTGGGTCCCAGCCAGCTCTGGCCTGGGATACTGAAGGAGCCGGGAGCCTCTGAGTCGAGGTCTGTAACAGGTGTCGTTTTCGGCTGGGGGCCAGGGCGGCTTCGAGCATCTTGTGCAGATCTCTGACTGGGTCGTCCTGAGGTGGGCAGGGGTATGGTGGGAGAGAGTGCAGGTAGCGAACTGGGGGTGGCAAGATGAATTCCGGAGGGCcctggaggagacagagagagagaaaaagtcagGAGAAAGCCCGGCCCCAGGGATGCCCTGGCTGAAAGCTAGGGTGGGATTCGCAGGGGCGTTCTGGGTGGCAAAAGGGAGGGCTGGGTGATGGtatcctgatggtattgacacctatgtacttgttttgtcgtctgtctccccctccctttagATACTCCCaagagtatctatcccagcccttggcatatggtaagtgctaaacaagtacaaataatacaaataaagGGAGCTGAAGGGGAAGTCTTGAAGTGATGATAGCTTGACAGCCGATCCTTGCCTCCCTCCATGATGTGTGTGAGCAGAAACTAAATCAGAGACTCCAGGAAACCAGATCGGAGAAGCTGAGTTTCGACCAAGAGCTCTGGAAATGTCAGACACAGACCTCAGGAGAAGGAGCTGGATCCGGGTGCTGGGGAATATGGGTTGGTACCTGGTATGAGTGAGGCAAAAAGTGACCtgcagggagaaaagaaggggttcTAGTTAATCCCGTAACCCCAACATGAGACATTCCCAGAGGGGGAGGAACCCCAAGGAATCTTGGCTAAGGAGGGATGAGGGACAtgggacagtgcttaacaaattctacaatttttattattatgacttggGGTCATCGACACCTTGGACTGGGCTCAGGGACCATCAAGTCTGGGTCACCCAGGGTGGCTTGACTCAGGACCTTGGACTGGGCTCAGTGAACCAGTGGTATTGAGGTGAAGGTTCAGATTTCCCTCCTTGGAAGTGAGTGAAACATTAGATGCCAGTCCACTGGGTCCCTGGGGGGGCTGAAGGATATTAGTGAGGCCAAGGCATGGATCTTACCTGTCCTGTTACACATGTGTTCTGAGGTCCAGGGATGGAAGTAGCTGCTGAAATAGGGGTGGTACATGGAACAGGGCCACAGCCTCGAATCCAGGAGGTGGAGGGATGGTAGCTGACAGGAGAGAAAATTGGACTATTGGGGCAGGGTCCTGGGGGTGTTCTGTTTTTTCCAGGTGGGTGtttgccccctccccctgcagtcACCCATGGGAAGGAGCCGTGTGGGGGTTGAGGACAGAACAGGGCCCTCAGTTTGCTCCAGaaatgaagatacatctcctttcattcaatcatatttattgagcacttactgtgtgcaaaacaccatactaagcgcttgggagagtgcaatataaccataaacagacacattctctgcctgcactgagcttaaagtctagagggggtggcagacattaatatgaataaataaataacaaatatatacataaatcgcaaataggccttccctgactaaacccttcttcctcttctcccactctcttctgcatcatcttgtcttgctccctttattaacaaattctacaattttTACTATTATGACTTGGGGCCATCGACACCTTGGACTAGGCTCAGGGACCCAGCCCTACAgcgctaatgtacatatctgtaattttatttatttatattaatttctcccccctcaccccaggctgtaagctcgttgtgggcagggaatgtatttattaGTGCatcatactgtcctctcccaagcgccagtacaacgctttgcacaagtaagctctctataaattcaattgactgactgagaaatcCAGTAGGGACAAAGCATTTCTCAGGCCCCATTGGGCAGAGCGAGGACCCAGCTGGGCcatgtcctattcattcattcattcaatcgtatttattgagcgcttactgtgtgcagagcactgtactaagcacttgggacccagcccacccacccaagccaccctcagactgctcccaccctctccctccggGGCTATGGGAAACTCCTACCTCGCCTGGGGGACACAGATCCCGCTGATTTCGAAATTCTGCAGGGTTCGCCATGGGGACTGGAAAAAGAGTCGAGATgagctgaggggaaggaaataCAAATACAGataaaaatatttatttgtaatgatatcagcctccccacccaccaccctcccaaactgttgtggacagggaatgtgtctgtttattgttgtattgtacattcgtaagcgcttagtacagtgctctgcgcacagtaaaccctcaataaatacgattaaatgaatgaatgaaaagaattccCAAGTTCACCGCCTGTCCATTCCGCCCCAAGTCCCGGATCCAATCCTCCTAGTGTCCACACCCACCCTTTGGACCTCCCCAGAGTCGTTCCAGACTAGGGGTTCGCTCTAGAGGGGCTCAACGGGGGGAAATTGCCCCTCCACCAGATCTTTTTCCATCCCAGCCGCCTCCCCACCCGCCTGGATCCTGAGGCTCACCTGTCggggactgagcctcctcctttcgCTGCTGCCTCCACTCGCCTATGACTGCTGATGACCACTGATGAGTGAGTGTCAAGAGCTTCGAGCAGGGCTATTTATTGGCTGGCTTCTTGCAATGGCAGCCCCAGTGCCAACTCAAATGTTCACACCTATTTAGTAGGACGAGAACccactccttcccacccccacccgcccTCGGGggaccccagcccctccctcagcactgaAGGGTGGGCAAACGGTGAGGAGGGGTCCCTTCCCCTCGGGCTGGACTGGCCTTTCCACAGATTCCAGgcctgtccctgacccacagagtCGCCAATTGCTGTTCCTGAGAGCATCTTGTTTTCCCGTGctcccctcccaatcccctctagactgtaaactcatcctctaaactgtaagctcattgcaggcaggggatgtgtttgttgcattgtaatataatcgagaagcagcatggcctagtggcacagGCTtcgtagtcagaggacatggattcta
This region includes:
- the LOC119946081 gene encoding uncharacterized protein LOC119946081; protein product: MANPAEFRNQRDLCPPGELPSLHLLDSRLWPCSMYHPYFSSYFHPWTSEHMCNRTGHFLPHSYQGPPEFILPPPVRYLHSLPPYPCPPQDDPVRDLHKMLEAALAPSRKRHLLQTSTQRLPAPSVSQARAGWDPGAFPPGVPPPPEKLALHFPEPHRGNARIWMTPKQSSLSHQTADTSSQNEKLQTCDRKPLEDSSDIFYSITAVSDNDDDENARPRHPNEWDGAGFVALRT